The Pseudomonas cavernicola DNA segment CGCTCTCAGCTTCCGCCTTGCGCTTCCAAACCAGCCTGTCACTGCCTTTACCGAGCGTCGATGCGGGCCAGAGCTCCGCTATTCCCGGGCACCCATCAACACGCTCAATCGTGAGTCGCAGGCTCTATGGTCGACAGGTCGTTACTGGATCTGGGCCATTCCTTGCGAATAGTCCGGCCAAGTCTCGGCGGCCCCGTAGAAGCGGCCCATGGCCGCGAAGGGCGTTGGGCGGCCATGGGATGTTTGCCTGCCGCTGCCCAGATCGCGGGCGTGGCCCGCTCCTACAGGGACGGGTGATCGGGCAGACGCACCTTCAGCCCACCGTAGCCGCTGGCATCCGCCTCGCCAGACAGCTCGATGCGGCCGGTGCCGGCTAACTCGCGGGCCCGCCAGTAGACGAAGAAATCGCTAGGGAAGAAGCCGTCGCAACGCAGCATGACATCCGCCATTACCCGCGCCAGGGGCTTCCACTCAGGCGTGCAGTAGCCCAGCAGAATGGCGTCAATCTTCGCGTGGTCCTCACCATGGAAAGCGCCGTCGCGCCAACGGCGGATCGCCGCGTTCTCCTGCCGCACCGCATGCCATTGGGCGGCCAGGCGCTGGCGCCGGGCGGGCACGACCAGTAGCGGCCGGTACAACTCGCGCAGGGCCGTCGGTTCATGCATGGAAACAGCACGGCGGGTTTCGAAGCGGCTGTCGCCGCTGCCGCAGGGAACCTCCCAGAGCGGCAGGTCAGCATGTTCCAGCGCGGCGGCGACGCGGGCCAAAAGCAGTTGCTCGGAAGCGCTGTCGCCCTGCCAGACGGTGACCGGCCGTGCCTGCCGGGCCAAACCGGCGAGCCAGCGGGCGTCCTCGCTCAGTGTGCCGGTGAAGTCCGGTACCGGGCGCACCGTCTCCGGCCACAGCGCCTGCCAGAAGGCTGCGCGCTTGGTACATGGAGGCTGCTCGATATCGGCGAGCGGGCCAACTGCCAGATCATCCCTGAGCACACGCAGGGAATCGTTGGCGGGCGCCTGACCAAGCACGAATGTCACGCCCTCTACCGCTGCATCGCCACACACCAGATGCCACATGAGCCCTCCTTGGCCAGCGCCTTACTCCGCGGGCTTCTTCAATTTCGGATTGGGGAAAAACTGCACCGCCTGCACCTTGGGATCGGCTGGCTTGGGCACCTCCTTGTTGACTCGCGTGCCGAGCTCCTTCGGCACCGACTGACCTTGTTCGTTGAGGGTGTCGGCATAACCGCAGGCGACACACTCGCGGTGCGGCACGCCATCCACGTCCCACATCTGGATCTTGTCGACCTCGCTGCACGCCGGGCACACGGCGCCGGCGATAAAGCGTTTCTTGCCGATGTTCACCGGGGCGTCGCTCATGCTGCCTCCGCGCTCAAGCCGAGATGGCGCAGCAGCGCGTCGATCGACGGCTCACGACCACGGAAGTCGACGAACAGCTGCATCGGCTCCTGCGACCCGCCGCGCGCCAGGATTGCCTCGCGGAAGGCGCGGCCGGTGTCGGCGTTGAACACGCCTTCTTCCTCGAACTTGGAGAAGGCATCGGCGGACAGCACTTCGGCCCACTTGTAGCTGTAGTAACCCGCCGCATAACCGCCGGCGAAGATGTGCGCGAAGCTGTTGGGGAAGCGGTTGTAAGCCGGCGGACGCATGACCGAAACCTCGGCGCGAATGCCTTCCAGCACCTCCAGCACGCTACGACCGTCGCCGTGGGTGGCGTGCAGTTCGAAGTCGAACAGCGAGAACTCGATCTGCCGCGCCATCATCAGCCCGGACTGGAAGTTCTTCGCCGCCAGCATCTTGTCCAGCAGGTCCTGCGGTAGCGCTTCGCCGGTTTTGTAGTGGCCGGAGATCAGCGCCAGGCCTTCCGGCTCCCAGCACCAGTTTTCCATGAATTGGCTGGGCAGCTCGACCGCATCCCAGGCCACGCCGTTGATGCCCGCAGCACCGGCGTGCTCGACGCGGGTCAGCAGGTGATGCAGGCCGTGGCCGAACTCGTGGAACAGGGTGGTGACTTCATCGTGGGTCAGCAGCGCCGGCTGATCGCCGACCGCCGGGGTGAAATTGCAGACCAGGTTGGCTACCGGGTTGATCAGATCGCCTGCGGCCGAGCGGCGACGGTCGCGGGCGCCATCCATCCAGGCGCCGCCGCGCTTGTTGGCGCGGGCGTAGAGGTCGAAGAAGAAGCGCCCGACATGCTGGCCGTTTTCCTTGATCTCGAACAGACGCACGTCCGGATGCCAGCTGTCGAAGCCTTGCAGCTCGGCGATCTCGATGCCGTAGAGGCGCTGCACGATGGCGAACAGGCCGGTCAGCACCTGGTCGATCGGGAAGTAGGCGCGCAGGGTTTCCTGGGCAATGCTGTAGCGCTGCTCGCGCAGCTTCTCGCTGTAGTAGCCGACGTCCCAGCTCTGCAGATCGGCGCAACCCTTTTCGGCGGCAAAAGCCTGCAATTCGGTGAGATCCTGGGCGGCGAAGGGTTTGCTGCGCAGCGCCAGGTCACGCAGGAAGTTCAGCACCTGCTCGCTGCTGTCGGCCATCTTGGTCGCCAGGCTCAGCTCGGCGTAACTGGCGAAACCGAGCAGCTGCGCCAGCTCCTGGCGCAGGTCGAGGATCTCGGCCATCACCGGGCCGTTGTCGTTCTGCCCGGCATTCGGCCCCTGGTCGGAGGCGCGGGTGCAGTAGGCGGCGTAGACCTCTTCGCGCAACGCGCGGTCAGCGGCATAGGTCATCACAGCGTAGTAGCTGGGGAATTCCAGGCTGATCAACCAGCCGTCGAGATCCTTGGCCTTGGCCGCCTGGGCCATCTGCGCCTTGGCCGAGTCAGTCAGGCCGGCGAGCACGGCTTCATCCGTGACGTGCTTGGTCCAGGCCTGGGTGGCGTCGAGCAGTTGATTGGAGAAATGACTGCCCAGCTCGGAGAGTTTCATCTGGATCGCGCCGTAACGCTGCTGCTCGGCTGGCGGCAGGTCGATGCCGGACAGGCGGAAGTCGCGCAGGGCGTGTTCGAGAATAGTCGTCTGCGCCACCTCGAAACCGCTCGCGGCCGGGCTCTGCGCCAGTGCCGCGTAGGCTTCAAACAAACCGCGGTTCTGCCCCAGCTCGGTCCAGTACTCGGACAGCTTGGGCAAGCACGCTTCGTACGCCTGACGCAGTTCGGCGTTGTTGCACACGGCGTTCAGGTGACTGACCGGGCTCCAGGCACGGCTCAGGCGTTCACCCAGCTCATCCAGCGCCAACACCAGGCCATCCCAGGTCGGGGTGGCGGGTTGCTTGGCCAGCAGTTCGACGATCGCCGCCCGGCTGTCGGCCAGAATCGTATCAATGGCCGGCTCGACATGGTGCGGACGAATGGACGAGTAGGGCGGCAGGTCGAAGGATTGCAGTAAGGGGTTGTTCTCGCTCACGGCGGTTCACCTGTTTGGACATAGATGGATGTTCTGACCAGTGCCGGCGGGCGATGCTCCCCGGCGAGTTTCAAAACAGAATGGTCGCCATCTTAATTACAATCGCGGCTTACCGCAGCTTAAGAGGTTTCTATCGTGGCGATTCGCAGTTATCAGGGCATCACTCCCAACTTGGGCGAGCGGGTGTTCGTCGATGCCTCGGCCGTGGTCATTGGCGACGTGCAGTTGGGCGCCGACAGCTCGGTCTGGCCGCTGGTGGTGATCCGTGGTGACATGCACCGCATCCGCATCGGCGCACGCACCAGCGTGCAGGACGGCAGCGTGCTGCACATCACCCACGCCGGGCCGTTCAACCCGGACGGCTTCCCGTTGCTGATCGGCGACGACGTGACCATCGGCCACCAGGTCACCCTACACGGCTGCACCCTGGGCAACCGCATCTTGGTCGGCATGGGCTCGACGGTGATGGACGGCGCGGTGGTCGAGGACGAGGTGATCCTCGGCGCCGGCAGCCTGGTCCCACCGGGCAAACGCCTCGAGAGCGGTTACCTCTACGTCGGCAGCCCGGTGAAACAGGCGCGCCCGCTGAGCGATAAGGAAAAGGCTTTCTTCACCTATAGCGCGGCGAATTACGTGCAGCTCAAGGATCAGTATCTCGCCGAGGGTTACGACCAGTAATGCCTTCCCCCTATCAGTCACAAGGTTGCTCCATGCACTACCAGAACATCCTCTTCGACCTCGACGGCACCCTGACCGACCCACGCGAAGGCATCACCCGTTCGATCCAGTTCGCCCTGGCCAAGCTGGGTATCGACGAAGCGGATTTGCACAAGCTGGAGCACTTTATCGGCCCGCCGCTGTTGCAGGCCTTCATGCAGTTTTATGCCTTCGATGAAGCCAAGGCCTGGCAGGCGGTCGGCTACTACCGCGAGCGTTTCCAGGTGACTGGGCTGTACGAAAATCAAGTATTCGCGGGCGTCGGCGAGCTGTTGGCTTTGCTGCAGGGACAGGGCCGCACGCTGTATATCGCCACCTCGAAGCCTCACATATTCGCTCGCGAAATCGCCCGGCACTTCGACTTCGCCAAGTATTTCAAGGTGATCTACGGCAGCGAACTGGATGGCACGCGGACCAATAAAGTCGAGCTGATCCAGAACCTATTGGCGCAGGAACAGCTGGAGCCGGCGCAGACGCTGATGATCGGTGACCGCAAGCACGACCTGATCGGCGCCCGCAGCAATGGGCTGGATTGTGCCGCGGTGGGTTATGGCTTTGGCAGCCATGAGGAGTTGCTGGCCGAGGCGCCGACCTATCACTACCCGACGCTGGCCGAGCTGCAAGACGCTTTCTGCGCCTGAGCCGCTGCCTATCCGGCCCCTGGACATGTAGGAGCGAGCTCTGCTCGCGATCGGGCGTGGCAGAAAAGCATCGCGAGCAGCGCTCGATCCTACAAAAACAAAGGCTCTGCTGGCCGTAATTTCTGAGTCAGTACGCTAGGAGCCGCTTAACCGTTCTTCTGGTAGATGATCTTCTTCGTGCCGTTTTCGCAGCTGCCGACCACCATGCTCTGGTCATGTACCTCGGCGTTGCTCACGATCTCCAAGGTGTAGCTGGTGACCCCGGCGGCCTGGATCTTGGTTTCGATCTCCTGCTTGAGCTCTTCGCAGGATTTCGGCGCGGCGAGCACGGGGGTGGCGAGCAGACTGATCAGCACGGCGGCAGCTAGTTTTTTCATGGTGCAGCTTCCTATTGATTCCAACATTCCTTGACCGCACCCGCGTTACCGAGGTGGCTGGCCTGTGATTGGCCGGCACGCTTGGGCCACGTAGGCAAAGATTTTGACTGCATGACGACCCACCGAGTTCGCTTGAGTTGCTGCGCGCACTAACGCTCCCCCTGCAGGCTCTTCAGCGCGTGCTCGCGCATCGCGCTGGGCAACTCGCCGAGACGTTTGACCTGCGCATAGAACCTCGGCCAGTCGCCATTCACTTGCCGGAATACCTTCGCAAACGCCGGCACCCATCGATCATATAGGCCAAAAGGCAACAGCTTGGCATTGTTCAACGGGCTGTCGATCCAGCCGTCATAGCGCCCCACACCGGCCCATTCGCGCGCGCGCAGTTGGTGGTACTCCGCGCGCAGACGCTCGAATTCGGCGGCCTTGGCGCGGCGCAGTTCGGTCTCGCTTTGGCCGCTGGCATACAGGGTTTCCAGTCGCGCACGGCTGGCCAGCACCAGCGCAGTGAACTGCTCACGCTGCTGATCGCGGTTGTCCGCCGGCACCGACAAACCGCGCGCGGCACGCCATTGGCGCAGGCCTTCGGCCTCGACGAAGCTGGCGTAGGACTCGTTGAACGCGGTGTCGTCCGGTAGATAAAACTTCTGGTGCGCCAACTCGTGAAAGATCACCGCGACCATGCGCTGGTCATCCCAGCGCAGCATGGTGTTGAGGAGCGGATCGTCGAACCAGCCGAGCGTCGAATAGGCCTCCACCCCAGCGACGTAGGTGTCCAGCCCTTGCTGCTTGAGCAACGCCGCTGCACCGCGCGCGCGATTCTGCTCATAGAAGCCGCGATAGGCCACGCAACCGACGATGGGGAAGCAGTGCGTCTGTGGCGCCAGGGAGAACTCCGGGGTGGCGAACACATTCCACAACACGAACGGGCGAGCGAGATCGGCATACAGCCGATAGCTGCGGTTATCCGGCAAGCCCAGGCGCGCGCTGGCAAACTCCCGGGCCACTTGCGACAGCGCCAGCCGCTGACGTAGCTCGGGGTCGCGCGCGGGGTCGGCCAGCAGCTCGGCGACCGGCTCGCGGCGCTGCAATAGTTCGAGTTGGCCGCTGAGCAGTTGCGTGTAATAACTGACACTGGAACAACCGCTCAGCCCCAAGGCGAGCAGCAACGGAACCCAGCGCGGGTTCAGAGGGTCGAGTAACCAGGATAGACAGTGCGGCATCGCGCGCACCCTAGCGCATCTCAGGCAAGCGCTCCAGCATCGGCTGCTATCCCATTCTGCCCACCACTGCCAGACTCGCGTCGGAGCCCTAGCATGCGCCCTTTGCTTCTCGTCACCAGCTTGCTCACCCTCGGCGGCTGCGCCTTTTTGCGCTTTATGCCGACGCCCGATCCCAGCCAAGCCTGGGTCGATCTGCACACCAACACCGAGAGCGAGCTGCTCGCCTATCAAGTCGACGAAAAGCCCCTGGACGATGACCGCTACTTCCAGGTCAGCCCCGGCAAGCATGAACTGCAAGTGCGCTTCCAGTTCGCGGTCGACGCCAGCAATATCGGCCCCAACAGCCAAGCGCACCAACGCGACTGCCGGTTGGAGTTGAATTACCCGGAGTTCGCCGCCGGCCAACGCTATCGCCTGGAAGCCGGCAGTATTGGCTTCCGCCCCTGGGCCAAACTTTACGATGATCAGCATCGGCTGCTGGCGCGCGCCCGTGAGACTCGCTGCGGCGGTATCTAGGGGTAAACGCTATGCTGATAAGAACGATTTATTTCGCGAGACCGCCATGCGCCACCTGCCTTACTTGCTGCTAGCGCTCGCCCTTAGCGGCTGCGCCAGCCCGTTGCCCAAACCCGATCCCCAGCTAGCCTGGGTCGATCTGTATGCCACAGCTGGTTACACGTTGATGGCCAACAAGCTCGACGATAAACGCGTGAACGACGGCCGCTACTTCCAGGTCAGCCCCGGCCAGCATGAGCTGGAAGTACGTTTCCAGTTTGAAGCGAGCGGTGGCGGCGGCAGCGTTGATGGGCTGTCCGAGCCGCTGCAGATCACCTGTCACCTGCGGGTGCGTCATGACTTCAGCGCCGGCCAACGCTATCGCATTGAAGTCCGGCCGCTGTTGAATAGAGCCCAAGGCTGGTTGTTCGACGCCCAACACACGCTGCTTACCCGTGCAGAAGTGCTGCGCTGCCGGCCTTTCTGAGCCGTTGGCCTTATGACTAATCTCAGCGCAGCTGCGCGAGGATTTCGTAGGAGTGCAGGCGGTCGGCGAAGTCGTACATATCGCTGGTGAAAATCAGCTCATCGGCGCCGGTCTGCTCCAGCAACACCTCCAGCTTGGTGCGGATTTTCTCCGGGCCACCCACCATCGCCAGACCGAAAAACTCGCCTACCGCTTGCTTCTCATGGGGCAACCACAAGCCGTCCATGCTCGGCACCGGCGGCCTTTGCAGCAGGCTCTGGCCACGGATCAGGGCGAGAATCCGCTGGTAGGCGGAGGTCGCCAGATAGGCCGCCTGCTCATCGTTATCCGCCCCGATCAGCGGTACGCCGAGCATCACGTAGGGCTTATCCAGCACCGCGGAAGGCTGGAAATGGTTGCGATAGACGCGAATCGCCTCGTGCATCAGGCGCGGCGCAAAGTGCGAGGCGAAGGCGTAGGGCAAGCCCTTCTGGCCGGCCAGTTGCGCGCTGAACAGGCTCGAACCGAGCAGCCAGAGCGGCACCTCGGTGCCGCTGCCGGGCATGGCGATCACGCGTTGATCCGGCGTGCGTGGACCGAAATAGCGCTGCAACTCTTCGACATCCTCGGGGAAATCGTCGGCGCTGCCGGAGCGCTCGCGGCGCAAGGCGCGGGCGGTGTATTGATCGGCACCGGGCGCGCGACCCAGGCCGAGATCGATTCGCCCCGGGTACAGGGTGGCGAGGGTGCCAAATTGCTCGGCAATCACCAGCGGTGCGTGATTGGGCAACATCACCCCACCGGCGCCGAGGCGAATGCTCGTGGTGCCGGCGGCCAGATAGCCGATCAGTACCGCGGTCGCCGAGCTGGCGATGCCATCCATGTTGTGATGCTCAGCCACCCAAAAGCGCGTGTAACCCAGCTTCTCCACGTGCTGCGCTAGCGCCAGCGAGTTGCGCAAGGCTTGCTGCGGTCCGCCATCAGCGCGGATCGGGGCGAGGTCGAGGGTGGAAATCTTGATGTCTGCTAGTCGTTTCATAAACCTTGTCGGTGCTCTTGAGTGATCGCCGCGCGCTGGATGGCGCCGGCAATACCGCTGTGGGGCAAAGCAGCAATCGAGGGTAAAACGGCTCAGCGAAAGAGCCAACCGTGGCGGCGAGTTGGGTCGCGGCGATTTACCCGAGTGCAGCGCTGGGCCTTACTTTAGTGCGCTGTCTCAACAATAACTGTTCAATTTTGGCGGCGTCTTTTGCCGCCATACAGCGTTGCCGCTTCGAGCCAGGAGGCACTTTTCGCTGCAAGAGGCACCTGCGGGTAAGCATCAGGCAATAAAAAGCCGGCGTCGCCTGGGCAACGCCGGCTGTGGCTACAAACGTGGTTTAAAACCTGCTCAAGATCGTCGCGAGCGCAGGTCAGGCAAGGCGAAAGCAGGCGAGGAAGCGGAATTTACGGATGGTAAATGAGCATTCCGAGCCTGTTTTCAACGCAGCATGACCAAGCGCAGCAGATATTGAGCAGGTTTTTAGTTGCGCTGGTAGACGATTTCCTTAGTACCGCCGTCGCAACTACCGACCACTTGCTTGTCGGTCACACTGCCTTTTGCAACGATTTCCAGGCTGTAGGAGGCCACGCCCTTGGCTTTCAGCTTCGCGTCGATCTCGGCCTTCAGCTCTTCGCACGGCTTAGTGCTGGCGAAGGCCGAACTGGCCACGGCCAACAGGCTAACGGCCAACATCAGTTTCTTCATCATTAATAACGCTCCCTCGTTGTGTCTAAATCCAATTGGTAAGAACAACCTTCATTTGAACGGTTGGCAGTGCAGCGTACCCCAAGTAAACAGCGGGCATGCTGGACTCAGCCCGCAGCCTCTACACGAGCCAGCCGAAACTAGCCTAGCCCAAGCGCGCCGACAGCCATAGTGGCCGGTACGGCTAGTTGGTTAACTCAAGTCTGGTTGCCTGGAGTCCCGAGACAAGGCGCTGCGACGAGTCATAGCTGGGCTATTTTGATCCGCGGCAACGCAGCATCGGGGCTTCTGGCGCCGAAATTGACTAATGGAACTGGCCACACAGGCCACTAACTATCACTGATCCGGAAGCCGATTTTGAGCGTTACCTGGTAGTGGCCCACCTTGCCGTTTTCGATATGCCCACGGGTCTCGGTGACTTCAAACCAATCCATATTGCGTATCGACTTGGCGCATTCCGCCAAGGCGTTATTGATCGCCTCATCGATGCTGATAGGCGACGAGCCGATCAGTTCGATTTTCTTGTAGGTGTGGTGGTTCGACATAGACGCATCTCCTCTGCCGTTGGAAAAGGTCAGCGCTCAAGCGTTGCCTTTGTTCATGGACACTAGTCGACGGAGAAAAGCGCGGCAAACCCAACTCCACGAAATAGCTCAGCCCGCCTACTACGCGGCCTTGGGCAAATTTTTGACGCTGTCAAAGCGTCGCGTTCAGCCGCCAGGAGAAGGCCGTGCCCCAGCAGTTCGGCCGTGGCTTACACGGCCAAGAACGCCCGAACTATCGCGCTAATAGCAGGCCCTCGTCAGTTGGCGACGGGCTCACTCTGCGGCGGGCTGAGGGCGGCTTGCAGCCAAGCAGCCAATTGTTGCGGGCGCTTATCCAACGTCCGTGCCGGCACCCACAGCGCCAGCTTGGCCGAGGTTTCGACAAACCCCCAGGGGGCGACCAAGCGTCCGGCCGCCAGATCATCCGCCACCAGTTGTTGTGGGGCGATGGCCACGCCGAGACCCGCGGCGGCGGCTTCCAGCAAGAAATACAGGTGTTCGAAGCCCTGGCCGAGCTTGAGTGTCCCAGCGTCCAAGCCATTGCTCGCGGCCCAGGCTGGCCAGGCTTGCGGGCGTGAGGCCGTGTGCAACAAGGGCTCGCCGAGCAACGCGGCCGGCCCTGCGCTATGCAGTTCGGCAAAGCGCGCATAACGCGGACTGATCACCGGGCCGATGCGCTCGGCCGCCAGCTCGAAAACCTGCATATCCGCCGGC contains these protein-coding regions:
- a CDS encoding LysR family transcriptional regulator, translated to MSHDLPPLNALRAFEVAARLQSVSQAAEQLHVTHGAVSRQIRLLEEDLELTLFVKDGRGLKLTDAGLRLREASGEAFERLRTVCAELKQQNADAPFVLGCPGSLLARWFIPRLDRLNRELPELRLHLSASEGELDPRRAGLDATLWFAEPPWPADMQVFELAAERIGPVISPRYARFAELHSAGPAALLGEPLLHTASRPQAWPAWAASNGLDAGTLKLGQGFEHLYFLLEAAAAGLGVAIAPQQLVADDLAAGRLVAPWGFVETSAKLALWVPARTLDKRPQQLAAWLQAALSPPQSEPVAN
- a CDS encoding YheV family putative zinc ribbon protein — encoded protein: MSDAPVNIGKKRFIAGAVCPACSEVDKIQMWDVDGVPHRECVACGYADTLNEQGQSVPKELGTRVNKEVPKPADPKVQAVQFFPNPKLKKPAE
- a CDS encoding HAD family hydrolase produces the protein MHYQNILFDLDGTLTDPREGITRSIQFALAKLGIDEADLHKLEHFIGPPLLQAFMQFYAFDEAKAWQAVGYYRERFQVTGLYENQVFAGVGELLALLQGQGRTLYIATSKPHIFAREIARHFDFAKYFKVIYGSELDGTRTNKVELIQNLLAQEQLEPAQTLMIGDRKHDLIGARSNGLDCAAVGYGFGSHEELLAEAPTYHYPTLAELQDAFCA
- a CDS encoding aminopeptidase, which codes for MPHCLSWLLDPLNPRWVPLLLALGLSGCSSVSYYTQLLSGQLELLQRREPVAELLADPARDPELRQRLALSQVAREFASARLGLPDNRSYRLYADLARPFVLWNVFATPEFSLAPQTHCFPIVGCVAYRGFYEQNRARGAAALLKQQGLDTYVAGVEAYSTLGWFDDPLLNTMLRWDDQRMVAVIFHELAHQKFYLPDDTAFNESYASFVEAEGLRQWRAARGLSVPADNRDQQREQFTALVLASRARLETLYASGQSETELRRAKAAEFERLRAEYHQLRAREWAGVGRYDGWIDSPLNNAKLLPFGLYDRWVPAFAKVFRQVNGDWPRFYAQVKRLGELPSAMREHALKSLQGER
- a CDS encoding gamma carbonic anhydrase family protein, giving the protein MAIRSYQGITPNLGERVFVDASAVVIGDVQLGADSSVWPLVVIRGDMHRIRIGARTSVQDGSVLHITHAGPFNPDGFPLLIGDDVTIGHQVTLHGCTLGNRILVGMGSTVMDGAVVEDEVILGAGSLVPPGKRLESGYLYVGSPVKQARPLSDKEKAFFTYSAANYVQLKDQYLAEGYDQ
- a CDS encoding DUF3658 domain-containing protein produces the protein MWHLVCGDAAVEGVTFVLGQAPANDSLRVLRDDLAVGPLADIEQPPCTKRAAFWQALWPETVRPVPDFTGTLSEDARWLAGLARQARPVTVWQGDSASEQLLLARVAAALEHADLPLWEVPCGSGDSRFETRRAVSMHEPTALRELYRPLLVVPARRQRLAAQWHAVRQENAAIRRWRDGAFHGEDHAKIDAILLGYCTPEWKPLARVMADVMLRCDGFFPSDFFVYWRARELAGTGRIELSGEADASGYGGLKVRLPDHPSL
- a CDS encoding LLM class flavin-dependent oxidoreductase, which encodes MKRLADIKISTLDLAPIRADGGPQQALRNSLALAQHVEKLGYTRFWVAEHHNMDGIASSATAVLIGYLAAGTTSIRLGAGGVMLPNHAPLVIAEQFGTLATLYPGRIDLGLGRAPGADQYTARALRRERSGSADDFPEDVEELQRYFGPRTPDQRVIAMPGSGTEVPLWLLGSSLFSAQLAGQKGLPYAFASHFAPRLMHEAIRVYRNHFQPSAVLDKPYVMLGVPLIGADNDEQAAYLATSAYQRILALIRGQSLLQRPPVPSMDGLWLPHEKQAVGEFFGLAMVGGPEKIRTKLEVLLEQTGADELIFTSDMYDFADRLHSYEILAQLR
- a CDS encoding DUF1161 domain-containing protein: MKKLAAAVLISLLATPVLAAPKSCEELKQEIETKIQAAGVTSYTLEIVSNAEVHDQSMVVGSCENGTKKIIYQKNG
- the prlC gene encoding oligopeptidase A, whose amino-acid sequence is MSENNPLLQSFDLPPYSSIRPHHVEPAIDTILADSRAAIVELLAKQPATPTWDGLVLALDELGERLSRAWSPVSHLNAVCNNAELRQAYEACLPKLSEYWTELGQNRGLFEAYAALAQSPAASGFEVAQTTILEHALRDFRLSGIDLPPAEQQRYGAIQMKLSELGSHFSNQLLDATQAWTKHVTDEAVLAGLTDSAKAQMAQAAKAKDLDGWLISLEFPSYYAVMTYAADRALREEVYAAYCTRASDQGPNAGQNDNGPVMAEILDLRQELAQLLGFASYAELSLATKMADSSEQVLNFLRDLALRSKPFAAQDLTELQAFAAEKGCADLQSWDVGYYSEKLREQRYSIAQETLRAYFPIDQVLTGLFAIVQRLYGIEIAELQGFDSWHPDVRLFEIKENGQHVGRFFFDLYARANKRGGAWMDGARDRRRSAAGDLINPVANLVCNFTPAVGDQPALLTHDEVTTLFHEFGHGLHHLLTRVEHAGAAGINGVAWDAVELPSQFMENWCWEPEGLALISGHYKTGEALPQDLLDKMLAAKNFQSGLMMARQIEFSLFDFELHATHGDGRSVLEVLEGIRAEVSVMRPPAYNRFPNSFAHIFAGGYAAGYYSYKWAEVLSADAFSKFEEEGVFNADTGRAFREAILARGGSQEPMQLFVDFRGREPSIDALLRHLGLSAEAA
- a CDS encoding dodecin — translated: MSNHHTYKKIELIGSSPISIDEAINNALAECAKSIRNMDWFEVTETRGHIENGKVGHYQVTLKIGFRISDS
- a CDS encoding DUF1161 domain-containing protein — protein: MKKLMLAVSLLAVASSAFASTKPCEELKAEIDAKLKAKGVASYSLEIVAKGSVTDKQVVGSCDGGTKEIVYQRN